From Micromonas commoda chromosome 3, complete sequence, a single genomic window includes:
- a CDS encoding predicted protein, translating into MTTTSLAAGAVAVPRAMRVGARVSRRRSIARRRTLTTPRAGFLDDMGVGDLGTSSPSSSAPVELANSIGSAVGRTYTELFPDLPSEVLGVSVPDTARALADAARPATDAAFQTLPDDAKSGLSDWWQREVDSGFTLVTGNAEYELALALLVFLWATGRPGVFGGAFDAYFANAFDAVLLNKKFDKDSIKIRGKLGDGSFGSVSYAEDTDTGRELVVKQAKSVQGAAQLQNAEEYMNRRVRRAPLVASGCAKYLGSYEVVEGASSPTLVWAFEGDVTLEELIVRRDFPECVEELLYGGAQGGDDYAKRTSKVAKSVLRNLLSTLAGLHDIGIVHRDVKPANLVFMGRKFKLVDFGAAADLRTGKNYEPEQGLLDPFYSPPENFIMPERIPAPPPLRPLTASLSPLVWGTFLPDLFDSFSAGLVFLQMCVPQLRGRKVMDPNGSFRRLLEENNYDLRKWRKVVEPQGWDFSALDANLGLGWDLACRLVCKRNFLQRGRLGCNTALLHPFFWTP; encoded by the coding sequence atgacgacgacgtcgttggccgcgggcgccgtcgcggtcccgcgcgcgatgcgcgttGGCGCTCGCGTGAGTCGACGCCggtcgatcgcgcggcgccgaacactcaccaccccgcgcgccggctTCCTCGACGACATGGGCGTCGGGGACCTCGGGACCtcatccccgtcgtcctccgcgccggtggagcTGGCGAACTCGATCGGGAGCGCCGTCGGTCGCACGTACACCGAGCTCTTCCCGGACCTGCCCTCCGAGGTTCTCGGCGTGAGCGTCCCGGACACCGCCAgggccctcgcggacgccgccagaCCCGCCACTGATGCCGCGTTCCAAACCTTACCCGACGACGCAAAGTCGGGCCTGTCCGATTGGTGGCAGAGGGAGGTGGACAGCGGGTTCAcgctcgtcaccggcaaCGCCGAgtacgagctcgcgctcgcgcttctcGTGTTCCTGTGGGCCACGGGCAGGCCCGGCGTGTTCGGCGGGGCGTTCGATGCCTACTTCGccaacgcgttcgacgcggtgcTGCTGAACAAAAAGTTCGACAAGGATTCAATCAAGATAAGGGGCAAGCTCGGGGACGGTTCGTTCGGGTCCGTGTCGTACGCGGAGGACACGGACACGGGCAGGGAGCTCGTGGTCAAGCAGGCGAAGAGCGtgcagggcgccgcgcagctccAGAACGCGGAGGAGTACATGAACAGGagggtgcgccgcgcgccgcttgTGGCGTCGGGTTGCGCCAAGTACCTGGGCTCTtacgaggtcgtcgagggcgcgtcttcgccgacgcTGGTGTGGGCGTTCGAGGGTGACGTgacgctcgaggagctcatcgtCCGACGGGATTTCCCCGAGTGCGTGGAGGAGCTGCTGTACGGCGGGGCTCAGGGCGGGGACGACTACGCCAAACGCACGAGCAAGGTTGCCAAATCCGTGCTGAGGAACCTGCTGTCCACGCTGGCTGGTCTGCACGACATTGGCATCGTGCACAGGGACGTCAAGCCCGCTAACCTGGTGTTCATGGGGCGCAAATTCAAGCTCGTGGACTTTGGTGCCGCGGCTGATCTCAGGACGGGCAAAAACTACGAGCCAGAGCAGGGTCTGCTGGATCCGTTTTACTCCCCGCCGGAGAATTTCATCATGCCGGAGAGgatcccggcgccgccaccgctGCGACCGCTGACCGCGTCGCTGTCGCCCCTGGTGTGGGGTACGTTCCTCCCCGACCTTTTCGACTCGTTCTCCGCGGGCCTGGTATTTCTGCAGATGTGCGTGCCCCAGCTGAGGGGGCGCAAGGTGATGGACCCCAACGGGTCGTTCCGTCGACTCCTCGAGGAGAACAACTACGACCTGAGGAAGTGGAGGAAGGTGGTGGAGCCGCAGGGCTGGGATTTCTCGGCTCTGGACGCGAACCTCGGGCTGGGATGGGACCTCGCGTGCAGGTTGGTTTGCAAGCGGAACTTCCTGCAGCGCGGCAGGCTGGGGTGCAACACAGCACTGCTCCACCCGTTCTTCTGGACGCCATAA
- a CDS encoding predicted protein, with amino-acid sequence MALARTWGDELTLRACSDAFQCVIHVVQSTAENWYLVYEPQTEEGDGRESRRRKRLFLTYVSPVHYNSFTREGDN; translated from the coding sequence atggcgttgGCGAGAACGTGGGGAGACGAGCTCACCCTACGGGCGTGCTCCGACGCGTTCCAGTGCGTCATACACGTGGTGCAGTCCACGGCGGAGAACTGGTACCTGGTGTACGAGCCGCAGACCGAAGAGGGGGACGGGCGggagtcgcggcggcgaaagcgTCTCTTCCTGACGTACGTGTCGCCCGTGCACTACAACTCGTTCACGCGCGAGGGGGATAACTGA
- a CDS encoding predicted protein, with translation MADSRSNYSLTTFNSSGELVQIKHALAAVQSGATSLGIRAVNGVVLATEKKLPSTLVDETTVEKIAQLTPEIGMTYSGMGPDFRVLTKKTRKETQVYYRTYHELVPCSQIVRETASVMQEFTQRGGVRPFGVSLLMAGFDSNGPQLYQVDPSGTYFAWKASAIGKNMVNAKTFLEKRYSEDMELEDAIHTAILTLKEGFDGQISAENIEIGIVAEDRKFRVLTSAEVADYLSEVE, from the coding sequence ATGGCAGACTCGAGGTCGAACTACTCGCTCACCACCTTCAACTCCAGCGGCGAGCTTGTGCAGATTaagcacgcgctcgccgcggtgcagaGCGGCGCGACATCTTTGGGCATCCGCGCGGTTAACGGCGTGGTTCTTGCCACCGAAAAGAAGCTTCCCTCGACGCTGGTGGACGAGACCACCGTGGAGAAGATCGCGCAGCTGACGCCCGAGATTGGCATGACCTACAGCGGGATGGGACCGGACTTCAGGGTGCTGACGAAGAAGACCCGCAAGGAGACGCAGGTGTACTACCGCACCTACCACGAGCTCGTGCCCTGCTCGCAAATCGTGAGGgagacggcgtcggtgatgCAGGAGTTCACCCAGCGGGGAGGCGTCAGGCCCTTCGGGGTCTCCCTCCTCATGGCCGGATTCGACTCCAACGGGCCGCAGCTGTACCAGGTGGATCCCTCCGGAACGTACTTCGCGTGgaaggcgagcgcgatcggCAAGAACATGGTCAACGCCAAGACGTTCCTGGAGAAGAGGTACTCGGAGGACATGGAGCTGGAGGATGCCATCCACACCGCCATCCTCACGCTCAAGGAGGGGTTCGACGGTCAGATCAGCGCGGAGAACATCGAGATCGGtatcgtcgcggaggacaGGAAGTTCAGGGTGCTGacgtcggcggaggtggcggatTACCTGTCCGAGGTTGAGTAA
- a CDS encoding predicted protein yields the protein MAYISVVLNDWKYSCPIVWSFYSTALAAGRENGKLRREVEQNLRLKYSKELPPPNTSSEPPSEKSMKSGIKSGMKGVAKGMTDVAKVTSGGLTYLLFGGKDDMSNEMREELEVELDKIRRSRRARTRWFLALTLMNNPSLIAMRRPWGGQPQNVAMLKPSHLPHAVKKGWLRRRGGILGVVNDDYVMLTPGVLYIFEHDLARNPKVYTLSSRVLVRRLFVSVRDQTSGGWHFGGDRYEPGPDEVDPPDAEDGLRLPSKKIDDKEKGNKKKDDKDKGGDGDPAKSAESSKWKLREKHFFVISIPGGPMEVFASADLDDVTDWVGALRASCLGAPDRSMLAGLKQD from the coding sequence ATGGCGTACATCTCCGTAGTGTTGAACGACTGGAAGTACAGTTGTCCAATCGTCTGGTCGTTCTACAGCACAGCTCTCGCGGCGGGCCGGGAAAACGGCAAGCTACGGAGAGAGGTTGAACAAAACCTGCGATTGAAGTACTCCAAGGAGCTCCCCCCGCCGAACACGTCGTCAGAGCCCCCCTCTGAGAAATCTATGAAGTCTGGCATCAAGAGTGGCATGAAAGGGGTGGCGAAAGGGATGACAGATGTGGCGAAAGTCACCTCCGGGGGTTTGACTTATCTTCTGTTTGGCGGGAAAGATGATATGAGCAATGAGATGAGGGAGGAGCTCGAAGTGGAGTTGGACAAGATCCGTCGAAGCAGACGCGCTCGAACTCGATGGTTCCTCGCACTCACCTTGATGAACAATCCCTCGCTCATCGCCATGCGCAGACCGTGGGGTGGCCAGCCGCAGAACGTCGCGATGCTAAAACCCTCCCACCTCCCTCATGCAGTCAAGAAGGGCTGGCTGCGAAGGCGAGGCGGGATCCTCGGCGTGGTGAACGATGATTATGTGATGCTCACGCCGGGCGTACTCTACATCTTCGAGCACGACCTCGCCAGAAACCCCAAGGTGTACACCCTGTCTTCGAGGGTGCTGGTGCGCAGGTTGTTTGTAAGCGTCAGGGATCAAACCTCTGGGGGATGGCACTTTGGTGGTGACAGGTACGAGCCCGGGCCGGACGAGGTTGatccccccgacgccgaggacggcctCCGGTTGCCGTCCAAGAAAATTGACGACAAGGAAAAGGGcaacaagaagaaggacgacaaAGACAAGGGGGGTGATGGGGACCCCGCCAAGTCTGCGGAATCAAGCAAATGGAAGCTGAGGGAGAAGCACTTCTTCGTGATATCCATCCCGGGCGGGCCCATGGAGGTGTTCGCCAGCGCAGACCTGGACGATGTGACGGACTGGGTCGGCGCCTTGCGGGCGTCGTGCCTGGGCGCACCCGATAGGTCCATGCTCGCGGGGCTCAAGCAGGACTAA
- a CDS encoding predicted protein, translating to MEGAPIDEAPASGQEPVGAPHEENPPHNDDNPVTKLFKDMGTKVKNVVAAVERMEEEVIDDKTVNDKVKAIQHTRNVKTLRQMWIDLILSKEFTTIIDQVFDKCCKLNDDDGDGHEGDGKLDRTELGAAMTMLWERLDQKTGGGKKLPRIKESEETVLRRYDADSDGHLDRDEFHGFARTYFSRVEWSSWRVACHGATKGFGFYVAQRMLLQPAIGMVKTAVGPIVKAKIQKALESGAASVLRGSLRKVKYAVKRPLAKTNNAEGKAILEEELMEMRAKARAKLVALVKSVAICCVGGSVGAVAGWL from the coding sequence ATGGAGGGCGCCCCGATCGACGAggcacccgcgtcgggtCAGGAGCCCGTCGGGGCTCCGCATGAAGAAAACCCACCCCACAACGACGACAACCCCGTGACAAAACTGTTCAAGGACATGGGCACCAAGGTCAAGAACGTGGTCGCCGCTGTTGAGCGGATGGAAGAGGAGGTGATAGACGACAAGACAGTGAACGACAAGGTTAAGGCGATACAGCACACGAGGAACGTCAAGACCCTGCGCCAGATGTGGATCGACCTCATCCTCTCGAAGGAGTTTACCACCATCATCGATCAGGTGTTCGACAAGTGCTGTAAGCTCAacgacgatgacggggaCGGGCACGAAGGGGACGGCAAGTTGGACAGAACAGAGCTTGGGGCCGCTATGACGATGTTGTGGGAACGGCTGGACCAGAAGACGGGCGGTGGCAAGAAGCTGCCAAGGATAAAGGAAAGCGAGGAGACTGTACTGAGGCGGTACGACGCCGACAGTGACGGCCACTTGGACAGGGACGAATTCCACGGGTTCGCCAGGACGTACTTCAGTCGGGTGGAGTGGAGTTCTTGGAGAGTTGCATGCCACGGTGCCACCAAGGGGTTCGGGTTCTACGTCGCACAGAGGATGCTGCTACAACCCGCGATCGGGATGGTAAAGACGGCGGTGGGGCCCATCGTCAAGGCCAAGATTCAGAAGGCGCTGGAGAgtggcgcggcgtcggtgctgCGGGGGTCGTTGCGGAAGGTCAAGTACGCGGTCAAGCGGCCTCTCGCAAAGACAAACAACGCGGAGGGAAAGGCGATACTGGAGGAGGAGTTGATGGAGATGAGGGCCAAGGCACGGGCCAAGCTGGTCGCCTTAGTCAAGAGCGTCGCTATTTGCTGCGTGGGCGGCAGCGTGGGCGCGGTAGCGGGATGGCTGTAG
- a CDS encoding cyclase, which produces MCSSPNDGHGGHIVDITATIRASLPTWLSETGLGEGHRTETWSMLNGDDANASELTFSAHTGTHVDAPRHFVPWKNQQGMETVDIGAMNGPALLIEAYDVPVLNREALEALGIPNAVSRLIIRTDNTRRKLMHTTAFTPDYVAFDTEGAKWLVEHRPDIRAIGIDYLSVAALDHLAEAHVALLDHGIVPIEGLVLDEDKIDVGWWWLHCAPLKVEGSDGAPARAWLTPVNDPAGAKKPPRKCGQ; this is translated from the coding sequence ATGTGCTCCTCCCCCAATGACGGCCATGGCGGGCACATCGTGGACATCACCGCCACCATCAGAGCATCGCTGCCCACGTGGCTGAGCGAGACCGGGTTGGGCGAGGGGCATCGCACGGAGACCTGGTCCATGCtgaacggcgacgatgcgaaCGCGTCTGAGCTGACGTTCAGCGCGCACACTGGGACCCacgtggacgcgccgaggcaTTTCGTCCCCTGGAAGAACCAGCAGGGGATGGAGACGGTGGATATCGGCGCCATGAACGGACCGGCGCTGCTCATCGAGGCGTACGATGTGCCCGTGCTGAAcagggaggcgctcgaggcgttggGCATCCCCAACGCGGTATCGAGGCTCATCATCCGCACGGACAACACCCGGCGGAAACTGATGCACACCACGGCATTCACCCCTGACTACGTGGCCTTCGACACGGAGGGAGCCAAGTGGCTGGTGGAGCACAGGCCGGACATCCGAGCGATAGGGATTGACTACCTGTCCGTCGCTGCGCTGGACCAcctggcggaggcgcacgTCGCTCTGCTGGACCACGGCATCGTGCCAATCGAGGGTTTGGTCCTGGACGAGGATAAGATCGACGTTGGTTGGTGGTGGCTGCACTGCGCCCCATTGAAGGTGGAAGGGAGCGACGGGGCACCGGCGAGGGCATGGCTGACCCCGGTGAACGACCCAGCAGGTGCAAAGAAACCGCCGAGGAAATGCGGGCAGTGA
- a CDS encoding predicted protein encodes TDPDGPLAGLTFAVKDNLDVAGHRTGCGQPTWLDTHPEPARQHAPPVASLLAAGAACVGKTQMDELAWALQGENHHYGTPINPAAPERVPGGSSSGSAVAVAAGYADVALGTDTAGSVRVPASYCGLCGFRPTHGRVDATRGCVPLAPSFDVVGWFARDATTMLRCGSVLLPPWGAWDTAFDLRFDGAIARDAFELCDEETRATLREAVARACGPGPLGEAGGGTVEVDVGGGGSTPPLTEWWNVFRVIQANEVWRAHGAWVSEHQPRFGPGVKERFEGAGGVTDAEAAEASKTRDAIAASMESTMVDEATGKDRFLFLPTSPGPPLASGADAQTVESFRNRQLRLTAAAGLARLPQATVPVPRRSGPPLGLSVVGPRGTDEALL; translated from the coding sequence ACGGACCCGGACGGACCCCTCGCGGGTCTCACCTTCGCGGTCAAGGACAACCTCGACGTGGCGGGCCATCGCACGGGCTGCGGCCAGCCCACCTGGCTCGACACCCAcccggaacccgcgcgccaacacgcgccccccgtcgcctccttactcgccgcgggcgccgcgtgcgtggGCAAGACGCAGATGGACGAGCTGGCGTGGGCGCTGCAGGGCGAGAACCACCACTACGGTACCCCGAtaaaccccgccgcgcccgaacgCGTCCCGGGGGGATCATCCTCCggatccgccgtcgccgtcgccgccggatacgccgacgtcgcgctgggCACGGACACCGCGGGCAGCGTCAGGGTCCCGGCGTCGTACTGCGGGCTGTGCGGGTTCAGGCCCACGCACGGCCGCGTGGACGCCACGCGCGGGTGCGTCCCGCTCGCCCCGtccttcgacgtcgtcgggtgGTTCGCcagggacgcgacgacgatgctcCGATGCGGCTCCGTTTTACTCCCTCCGTGGGGCGCGTGGGACACCGCGTTCGACCTGAGGTTCGacggggcgatcgcgcgggacgcgttcgagctgtgcgacgaggagacgcgggcgacgctgagggaggcggtggcgagggcgtgcgGACCCGGGCCGTTGGGCGAGGCCGGGGGGGGAACGGTCGAGgttgacgtcggcggcggcggatcgacgccgccgctgacggaGTGGTGGAACGTGTTCCGCGTGATCCAGGCCAACGAGGTGTggcgcgcgcacggcgctTGGGTCAGCGAACACCAACCACGCTTCGGGCCGGGGGTTAAGGAGAGgttcgagggcgcgggtggggtgacggacgccgaagcggcggaggcgtcaaAGACGagggacgccatcgccgcgtcgatggagtcgacgatggtggacgaggcgacgggcaAGGACAGGTTCTTGTTCCTGCCGACGTCCCCCGGGCCCCCGttggcgtcgggggcggacGCACAGACGGTGGAATCGTTCAGGAATCGTCAGCTGaggctcaccgcggcggcgggtctcgCGAGGCTGCCGCAGGCGACGGTGCCGGTGCCGAGACGATCGGGGCCGCCGCTCGGGCTGAGCGTGGTgggaccgcgcgggacggacgaggcgctgctGA
- a CDS encoding fused protein (Has two domains - COG3897, Predicted methyltransferase and COG5285 - Protein involved in biosynthesis of mitomycin antibiotics/polyketide fumonisin): MVLTVTSLLEVDGCPPIKLREERDNEDVPLRTGCRVWSCARLLAEWLANRSGGGEDDGAGPIVVGRDVLELGAGTGAVGLTCAALGASSVTMTDRDEAALALMHTNARINGHYDASSTCEVCVQGLDWGDPATYIQGASYDLVVAADVLYLPEHCAALPDAVAAHLAPGGEVVVACGLRRAGLLEALVDSLRSVGLDDVCVDLGTLGLDPVDGADARNRAAAAVTASEHAHDGAQISAAGGYALVTASVKADWKPPERLSARAVADAKREREEEERNEEERNEAERNEADRPRIRGEGNRTPGAVASETAATREEDQLGGEPSEIDSDANSAMGDFLDDFEDLGVDAGAPVTRAVPASDDDDEDEVDTLPPYRVHPSPAEVASGAPSASTIAAAADSLARNGFVVLEAEDGAGLVASDVLDSALAASDGYLDRLLAAAKAKGLRVDSDIFRFAELCSRAQGGRRFDVTAERRRCGNGGSITLPPRPYPTSDDESAAAAATDAWDGLRRAVDPWVSSALLRSGLMVENDGKGATFGVTAVGCVTSLPSAPEQHFHADGRERGIVNVFVPLVDVPASMGPTHFRRGSHAWDHDSPYLTREQRRAQEGAEDVVPELRRGSVLMYDYRVFHRGGANLTGKRRPVAYVMYARDGTEDTWNFPDESVWDPDSTGAG; encoded by the coding sequence atggTGCTCACGGTGACGTCGCTGCTCGAGGTGGATGGGTGCCCGCCGATAAAGCtgcgggaggagcgcgacaaCGAGGACGTGCCCCTGCGCACGGGCTGTCGCGTGTGGTCGTGCGCACGCCTCCTGGCGGAGTGGCTCGCCAAcaggagcggcggcggcgaagatgatGGCGCCGGtcccatcgtcgtcggccgcgacgtcctggAGCTCGGAGCCGGCACGGGCGCCGTGGGCCTCACGTGCGCGGCCCTCGGCGCAAGTTCCGTCACCATGACCGACAGGGACGAGGCCGCGCTCGCTCTCATGCACACCAACGCGCGCATAAACGGGCACTACGACGCATCCTCGACGTGCGAGGTGTGCGTCCAGGGCCTCGACTGGGGCGACCCCGCCACCTACATCCAGGGCGCGAGCtacgacctcgtcgtcgccgcggatgtCCTCTACCTACCGGAGCATtgcgccgcgctccccgacgccgtggccgcGCACCTAGCGCCCGGAGGTGAGGTTGTCGTCGCGTGCgggcttcgacgcgccgggctccTCGAAGCGCTGGTGGACTCGCTTCGATCGGTGGGTCTGGACGATGTCTGCGTGGACCTCGGCACGTTGGGGCTCGACCCCGTAGATGGCGCCGATGCACGCAACagggcagccgcggcggtcaccgcgagcgagcacgcgcacgacggcgcgcagatatccgccgcgggcgggtacGCGTtggtgacggcgtcggttAAGGCGGACTGGAAGCCGCCGGAGAGGCTGTCCGctcgggcggtggcggacgcgaagcgggagagggaggaggaggaacggaACGAGGAGGAACGGAACGAGGCGGAACGGAACGAGGCGGATCGACCGCGGATTCGCGGCGAAGGGAACCGAActcccggcgccgtcgcctcggagacggcggcgacccgggaAGAGGACCAGCTCGGCGGGGAACCCAGCGAGATCGACTCGGACGCCAACAGCGCCATGGGCGACTTTCTCGACGACTTCGAAgacctcggcgtggacgccggcgcgcccgtgacGCGTGCGGTCCCGGCgtctgacgacgacgacgaggacgaggtcgatACCCTCCCGCCGTACCGCGTGCACCCATCCCCGGCGGAGGTTGCCTCCGGGGCaccctccgcctccaccatcgccgccgcggcggactcgcTCGCGAGGAACGGGTTCGTGGTCCTCGAGGCGGAAGATGGCGCGGGTCTGGTCGCTAGCGACGTGCTCGACTCCGCGCTGGCTGCGAGCGACGGCTACCTGGACCGActcttggcggcggcgaaggcgaagggcCTTCGGGTGGATTCCGACATCTTCAGGTTCGCGGAGTTGTGCAGCCGCGCTCAGGGGGGACGTAGATTtgacgtcaccgccgagcgAAGGCGGTGCGGGAACGGCGGCTCGATCACCCTCCCGCCGAGGCCCTATCCCACCTCGGATGACGAGTcggcagccgcagccgcgacgGATGCGTGGGACGGGTTACGtcgcgcggtggacccctgggtctcctccgcgctcctcAGATCGGGTCTCATGGTCGAGAACGACGGGAAAGGTGCGACGTTTGGCGTCACCGCGGTTGGGTGCGTCACGTCGctgccgtccgcgcccgagcaGCACTTCCACGCCGACGGGAGGGAGCGGGGCATCGTGAACGTCTTCGTGCCGCTggtcgacgtccccgccTCGATGGGACCCACGCActttcgccgcgggtcgcacGCGTGGGATCACGACTCCCCGTACCTGACTAGGGAGCAGAGACGGGCCcaggagggcgcggaggatgtGGTTCCCGAGCTGAGGCGCGGGTCCGTATTGATGTACGATTACAGGGTGTTCCaccggggcggcgccaacCTGACGGGCAAACGGAGGCCGGTGGCGTACGTCATgtacgcgcgcgacgggacggaGGACACGTGGAACTTTCCGGATGAGTCGGTGTGGGACCCGGACAGCACCGGCGCCGGATGA
- a CDS encoding predicted protein yields the protein MRGSFADLVAVPSSQLATKPPSLTHAEAAALVLPGLTVVQALRQHGFGPGTRVLVLGASGGVGHLAVQVASARGAQLVVGVCSGRNVEFVKSMGADDVLDYEALEPPDDDEAGVAPDPLVEALREVLRKHGGRPFDLVLDTVSSHDARDRAHAYKSRIRSNPALLDDSPNAADKHNYVTIGGRTGGWITAGVKRVTGVNLFKRGKELFWINFNQCAPDLRTLRALAEGEGSNGGVRAVKPAIERTVPLTDEGVREAFRALHGRRVRGKLAIEL from the coding sequence ATGCGCGGTTCCTTCGCCgatctcgtcgccgtcccgtcgtcgcagcTCGCCACGAAACCCCCGTCGCTGACGCacgcggaagccgccgcgctcgtgctcccCGGCCTCACCGTCGTGCAGGCGCTGCGTCAGCACGGGTTCGGGCCGGGCACGAGGGTGTTGGTGCTCGGCGCCTCGGGCGGGGTCGGTCACCTCGCCGTGCaggtcgcgtcggcgaggggcgcacagctggtcgtcggcgtgtgCAGCGGCCGAAACGTCGAATTCGTCAAATCcatgggcgccgacgacgtcctcgactacgaggcgctcgaacccccggacgacgacgaggcgggggTAGCGCCGGATCCGCTGGTGGAGGCACTGCGTGAGGTATTGCGCAAACACGGCGGCCGCCCTTTCGACCTGGTGCTGGACACCGTCTCGAgccacgacgcgagggaTCGGGCGCACGCGTACAAGTCGCGGATCCGATCGAACCCGGCGTTGCTCGACGATtcgccgaacgccgccgacaAGCACAACTACGTGACGATCGGGGGTAGGACTGGCGGGTGGATCACCGCGGGGGTGAAGCGGGTGACGGGTGTCAACTTGTTCAAGCGGGGCAAGGAGCTGTTCTGGATCAACTTTAACCAGTGCGCGCCGGACCTGAGAACGCTCAGGGCGCTGGCGGAAGGGGAAGGTTCGAACGGAGGGGTTCGCGCGGTGAAGCCGGCGATCGAGAGGACGGTTCCCCTGACGGACGAGGGAGTGCGCGAGGCGTTCAGGGCGCTGCACGGGAGGAGGGTCAGGGGGAAGCTCGCGATCGAGCTTTAG
- a CDS encoding predicted protein (Antibiotic biosynthesis monooxygenase; This domain is found in monooxygenases involved in the biosynthesis of several antibiotics by Streptomyces species) translates to MSAFVQSAFTTGGSTFVRARPQTRRAPATRASGRVSLRVQAIAEGRQSLFVAVTVKSGKMEEYEKLIKRHITNCYMNDRCMYFDFGVNQDGSDPNVVYLYEVYEDEAALQEHRDSSHLKEYLSAAAELTDSHDVRTLNLAPYGSVNCNYAGQCEIGEGMWD, encoded by the exons atGTCGGCTTTCGTTCAGAGCGCTTTCACGACCGGCGGGTCCACGttcgttcgcgcgcgtccccagacccgccgcgcccccgctACCAGG GCCTCCGGGCGGGTATCCCTGCGCGTTCAGGCCATCGCGGAAGGTCGCCAGTCCCtgttcgtcgccgtcaccgtcaaATCCGGCAAGATGGAGGAGTACGAGAAGCTCATCAAGCGACACA TCACGAACTGCTACATGAACGACAGGTGCATGTACTTCGACTTTGGGGTGAACCAGGACGGATCGGATCCCAACGTCGTCTACCTGTACGAGGTgtacgaggacgaggcggcgcttcAGGAGCACCGGGACAGCTCGCACCTGAAGGAGTAtctgtcggcggcggcggagctcacCGACTCCCACGACGTCAGGACGCTCAACCTCGCGCCGTACGGCTCCGTGAACTGCAACTACGCCGGGCAGTGCGAGATAGGTGAGGGTATGTGGGACTAG
- a CDS encoding predicted protein has translation MDKASLRLSGRVAAHGNGRIGNEKFTLTASTGFANGGTVTLRATPGFSPKYDENEKKLNFQGDAISNVGDIGKLSEIDVQFSKSGVELAGQACDVTVARDHAEGDNAAPSGVRIKSNVDKVGDVTITAIQAGHKTLNDEDARAEKNAIRIAADIPLSDVNADLTGSVDYDLVSKNANVRIGYHKDDITVKLRTLIKEDGDKRTAASTINLDYSGLEGIGVGVEVKDDKTGHLQITKDDFKLKVPIEENKVKTNDASITYNWAIDM, from the exons ATGGACAAAGCTTCCCTCAGGCTCTCCGGACGG gtcgccgcccacggcaACGGCCGAATCGGCAACGAGAAGTTCACCCTCACCGCCTCTACCGGCTTTGCCAACGGTGGCACCGTGACCCTCAGGGCCACCCCCGGTTTCTCCCCCA AATACGATGAGAATGAGAAGAAGCTGAACTTCCAGGGCGATGCTATCTCGAACGTCGGCGACATCGGCAAGCTCTCGGAGATCGACGTCCAG TTCTCCAAGTcaggcgtcgagctcgctgGCCAGGCCTGCGACGTTaccgtcgcccgcgaccaCGCCGAAGGAGACAATGCCGCCCCCTCCGGCGTCCGCATCAAGTCCAACGTCGACAAGGTTGGCGACGTCACCATCACCGCCATCCAGGCTGGCCACAAGACCCTCAACGACGAGGATGCGCGCGCCGAGAAGAACGCTatccgcatcgccgccgacatTCCCCTCTccgacgtcaacgccgaCCTCACCGGTTCCGTCGACTACGACCTCGTCAGCAAGAACGCCAACGTCAGGATCGGCTACCACAAGGACGACATCACCGTCAAGCTCAGGACCCTCATCAAAGAGGACGGTGACAAGAGAACCGCCGCATCCACGATCAACCTCGACTACTCCGGCCTCGAGGGCatcggcgtgggcgtcgaggtcAAGGACGACAAGACGGGCCATCTCCAAATCACCAAGGATGACTTCAAGCTCAAGGTCCCGATCGAGGAAAACAAGGTGAAGACCAACGACGCGTCCATCACCTACAACTGGGCCATCGACATGTAA